A DNA window from Malus domestica chromosome 12, GDT2T_hap1 contains the following coding sequences:
- the LOC103451280 gene encoding cell wall / vacuolar inhibitor of fructosidase 2 has product MASANKFHSCPSVPMLLVLFFLVINITPSSSQDTQQLIDHICRQMEEYGFCSQTFKENLKSPNSDIVALTQITIERATDNATKTHDFIRQLLDNTTDIAFKNALTACENGYRVVMESFDSAAVSFFQKDYDSVEKAERVTPRAESSCEESLSTQPNTQNPLNDRNRQMRILIAMALVSAHELSQA; this is encoded by the coding sequence atggcttctGCTAATAAGTTTCACTCATGCCCGAGCGTTCCGATGCTATTGGTTCTCTTCTTCCTCGTGATCAATATCACTCCATCCTCGAGCCAAGACACCCAGCAACTGATCGATCATATTTGCAGGCAGATGGAGGAGTACGGATTTTGCAGCCAAACCTTCAAAGAGAACTTGAAATCTCCAAACTCCGATATCGTCGCCCTCACCCAAATAACCATAGAGCGTGCCACAGACAATGCCACCAAAACGCACGACTTTATCAGGCAACTGCTTGACAACACAACCGACATAGCATTCAAAAACGCCCTCACTGCATGTGAGAATGGTTACCGTGTAGTGATGGAATCGTTCGATTCGGCTGCAGTGTCGTTTTTCCAGAAGGATTACGACAGTGTGGAGAAGGCTGAGAGGGTGACGCCGAGAGCAGAATCCAGCTGCGAAGAATCGCTTAGCACACAGCCTAATACTCAGAATCCGTTGAATGATAGAAATAGGCAGATGAGGATTTTGATTGCTATGGCTTTGGTTTCTGCGCATGAACTAAGTCAAGCATAA
- the LOC139189916 gene encoding pectinesterase inhibitor-like: MVSYSSAISALFEVVASLIIPTSNGVSNKILTKICSRLTPDPDQCVTILQSDLRTASANLPELSLISLDLTGRQANHNLKTFRELSKNATHEPKLKNDFDACVRVYKDIKLKIKAAYLLSKKGQYRNVSDLSQAKELAFRCGRDINSLVVNELGSSMVLRLYTSISINRYIARTNA, translated from the coding sequence ATGGTTTCATATAGCTCTGCAATATCTGCTCTATTTGAAGTTGTTGCTTCGCTTATCATCCCCACCTCTAATGGAGTCTCCAATAAGATCTTGACCAAAATTTGTTCAAGACTTACCCCAGATCCAGATCAATGCGTTACAATTTTACAATCTGATTTGCGGACAGCGTCGGCCAACCTCCCCGAACTCTCACTGATTTCTTTAGACCTAACAGGGAGGCAAGCTAACCACAACCTGAAGACTTTCAGAGAGCTTAGCAAAAATGCCACTCATGAACCTAAATTGAAAAATGACTTTGATGCATGTGTTAGAGTTTACAAGGACATAAAGCTCAAAATTAAAGCAGCATATTTGTTGTCAAAGAAAGGACAATACAGAAATGTTTCAGATTTGTCTCAAGCAAAGGAATTAGCATTCCGCTGTGGAAGGGATATCAACTCACTAGTTGTTAACGAACTTGGATCTTCTATGGTTTTAAGGTTGTATACTTCCATTAGTATAAACCGATATATTGCTCGCACAAATGCCTAG
- the LOC103430564 gene encoding putative invertase inhibitor, producing the protein MASASFPGVPVLLVLFFLVINITPSLTQDTEQLIERICRQMEQYGFCSQTFKENLKSPNADILALTQITVERALDNATQTHDFIRQLLESTTDTALKSALETCEYSYRLVMEAFQSAAVAFFQKDYDSVEKSESGTPRAEASCADSLSKMPPNTANPLTERNNQMRILLAMALVSVHELKSTQNN; encoded by the coding sequence ATGGCTTCTGCTTCATTCCCAGGTGTTCCAGTATTACTGGTTCTCTTCTTCCTCGTGATCAATATCACTCCATCGTTGACTCAAGACACCGAACAACTGATCGAGCGTATCTGCAGGCAAATGGAGCAGTATGGATTTTGCAGCCAAACCTTTAAAGAAAACCTGAAGTCTCCTAATGCTGATATCTTGGCCCTCACCCAGATTACCGTAGAGCGTGCTTTAGACAATGCCACCCAAACACACGACTTCATTAGGCAACTGCTTGAAAGCACAACCGACACAGCACTCAAAAGCGCTCTGGAAACATGCGAGTATAGTTACCGTTTGGTGATGGAGGCGTTTCAATCGGCTGCGGTGGCGTTTTTCCAGAAGGATTACGACAGCGTAGAGAAGTCTGAGAGTGGGACGCCGAGAGCAGAAGCTAGCTGCGCAGACTCACTGAGCAAGATGCCGCCAAATACTGCGAACCCACTGACTGAGAGAAATAATCAGATGAGGATTCTACTTGCCATGGCTTTGGTTTCAGTGCATGAACTAAAGTCTACCCAGAACAACTAG